One stretch of Anaerohalosphaeraceae bacterium DNA includes these proteins:
- a CDS encoding DNA methyltransferase, which produces MTKQFNIELRGIETLRPYEHNPRLNDGAVDAVADSLQEFGFRQPIVVDSDGVIVCGHTRYKAALKLGLAKVPVHVAKDLTPEQIRAYRIADNKTADLAEWNYEILPIELSELMEAGFDMSLLAFDEKELTQLLNAAEVKQGNCDPDQIPDPPDEPITQSGDLWVLGNHRLLCGDAGSQEDLDRLLDGQVIHLINTDPPYNVKVEPRSNTAIAAGLSSFTNKKAQLHHQGFDQARGAGDPKKARKKMRAKDRPLENDFLSAEDFNEMLRAWFNNMARVLVPGGSFYIWGGYANLGNYPKPLQDAGLYFSQGIVWDKQHPVLTRKDFMGAFEICQPPDTQVMTPAGTTALSALRDGDEVITYAKGSGAIIGHRRGPTIRVGTRTYGGPLYGITVGSNTTWCTDGHLFSVRLVPHARSIWCVYLMRRGRWWRVGKTKLLTTWGLGLKQRLDMENGEEAWILSTHDTNCDAACAEQVVSARYGIPTTFWVEAKTCKRTHSQITSIYDRFDPMALHRGALWALSDHHRRIEYPFIHCGNTRPKYGRRVSFLTRACNLLPDAMEVPVPAGGPKYRWIPIRHVDVQDYAGPVYSLDVDRYHHYIADGIVTHNCFYGWKLGKGHRFFGPNNAPDLWHVKKIPPQKMDHLTAKPVELAVRAIQYSSKQGENVLDLFGGSGSTLIACQQTDRKAFLMELDPLYCDVIVQRFENFTGLKAQRISPESPNAV; this is translated from the coding sequence ATGACGAAACAATTCAACATCGAACTTCGAGGGATCGAGACCCTCCGGCCCTATGAGCACAATCCGCGCCTCAATGACGGTGCGGTCGACGCCGTGGCGGACAGTTTGCAGGAGTTCGGCTTCAGGCAGCCGATTGTGGTCGATTCCGATGGCGTCATCGTCTGCGGCCATACCCGCTACAAGGCCGCCTTGAAACTGGGTCTGGCCAAGGTGCCGGTTCATGTGGCCAAGGACCTGACGCCCGAGCAGATCCGGGCCTACCGCATCGCCGACAACAAGACGGCCGACCTGGCCGAGTGGAACTATGAAATCCTGCCCATCGAACTATCGGAGCTGATGGAGGCCGGATTCGACATGAGTTTGCTGGCCTTCGACGAAAAAGAACTGACCCAGTTGCTCAACGCCGCCGAGGTCAAACAGGGCAACTGCGATCCGGACCAGATCCCCGACCCGCCGGATGAGCCAATTACCCAGTCGGGAGACCTCTGGGTCCTGGGCAATCACCGGCTCCTTTGCGGGGATGCGGGCAGCCAGGAGGACCTGGATAGGCTGCTGGATGGGCAGGTAATCCATCTGATCAACACCGATCCCCCCTACAACGTCAAGGTCGAACCGCGCAGCAACACGGCCATCGCGGCCGGCCTCAGTTCCTTTACCAACAAGAAGGCCCAACTGCATCATCAGGGTTTTGACCAGGCACGCGGCGCCGGTGATCCCAAGAAAGCCCGCAAGAAGATGCGGGCCAAAGACCGGCCGCTGGAAAATGATTTTCTTTCGGCTGAAGATTTCAACGAGATGCTCCGAGCCTGGTTCAACAACATGGCACGCGTCCTGGTCCCCGGCGGCTCGTTTTACATCTGGGGCGGCTATGCCAATCTCGGCAATTACCCCAAACCGCTCCAAGACGCCGGATTGTACTTTTCGCAAGGGATCGTGTGGGACAAACAGCACCCCGTCCTGACCCGGAAGGATTTCATGGGGGCGTTTGAGATTTGCCAACCGCCTGATACACAAGTCATGACACCCGCCGGCACGACCGCGTTGTCCGCCCTGCGAGACGGGGATGAGGTCATCACGTATGCCAAGGGTTCTGGAGCCATCATCGGCCACCGTCGTGGCCCAACGATCCGCGTCGGCACGCGTACATATGGCGGCCCCCTCTATGGGATTACTGTCGGTTCCAACACCACTTGGTGCACCGATGGCCATCTGTTCAGCGTCCGACTCGTACCACACGCTCGGTCCATCTGGTGCGTCTACCTCATGCGGCGTGGTCGATGGTGGCGCGTGGGCAAGACGAAGTTGCTCACCACATGGGGGCTGGGCCTCAAGCAGCGGCTCGATATGGAAAATGGCGAAGAAGCCTGGATTCTCAGCACCCATGACACGAATTGCGATGCGGCATGTGCCGAGCAGGTGGTCTCGGCTCGGTACGGTATCCCAACCACGTTTTGGGTTGAAGCCAAAACATGCAAGCGAACGCATTCGCAGATCACCAGCATCTACGACCGCTTTGATCCAATGGCTCTGCATCGGGGAGCGCTTTGGGCCCTATCCGATCACCATCGTCGGATCGAATACCCGTTTATCCATTGCGGCAACACGCGACCAAAGTACGGACGCAGGGTGTCTTTTCTGACGCGGGCATGCAACCTGCTGCCTGATGCAATGGAAGTTCCCGTTCCGGCAGGCGGCCCAAAGTATCGCTGGATACCGATTCGACATGTGGATGTGCAAGACTACGCTGGGCCGGTCTATTCGCTTGATGTGGACAGATACCATCATTACATCGCTGACGGCATCGTTACGCATAATTGTTTCTATGGTTGGAAACTCGGCAAGGGTCACCGCTTCTTCGGTCCCAACAATGCCCCTGACCTGTGGCACGTCAAAAAAATTCCGCCCCAGAAGATGGATCACTTGACGGCCAAGCCGGTGGAGCTGGCGGTACGAGCGATCCAGTATTCTTCCAAACAAGGCGAGAATGTCCTGGACCTGTTCGGCGGATCGGGCAGTACCCTGATCGCCTGCCAGCAGACAGACCGGAAGGCCTTCCTGATGGAACTGGACCCATTGTATTGCGATGTCATCGTCCAGCGTTTTGAAAACTTTACGGGATTGAAAGCCCAGCGGATCAGTCCTGAGAGCCCGAATGCTGTTTAA
- a CDS encoding IS3 family transposase (programmed frameshift), with protein MKNKRRNHSAAFKSKVALAALKGDKTIAELASTYEVHPNQITQWKKQLLDSLPELFSRGRKHEQRDQEALTSELYQQIGQLKVELDWLKKKLDLTIEQKRQAVEPGHKKIPIIRQCDLLGLNRSSLYYTAKGETEYNEMLMKLIDEQYVKTPFYGIDKMTRWLRLEGHPVNPKRIRRLMRQMGLEAVYPRRKRGLSIPDTQHKIYPYLLRDVEITRPDQVWSADITYIRMYRGWLYLTAVMDWFSRYVLSWEISITLESDFCVSALQAALDRGQPEIFNTDQGSQFTSEDFTGTLRKSGVQISMDGQGRVFDNIFIERLWRTVKVEEVYLRDYQTIAEARYYLGRYFEFYNNERLHQALGYRSPAAVYGVAVGPPVALRAPSVPTAALTSDESTLKQPVFCLDNG; from the exons ATGAAAAACAAGCGACGTAATCACAGTGCTGCGTTCAAGTCCAAAGTGGCCTTGGCGGCTCTAAAAGGCGACAAAACCATCGCTGAGCTGGCCAGTACGTATGAGGTTCACCCGAATCAGATCACGCAGTGGAAAAAACAGTTGCTCGATTCGCTGCCGGAGTTATTTTCCCGCGGGCGAAAGCATGAGCAGCGGGATCAGGAGGCGTTAACGTCGGAATTGTATCAGCAGATCGGTCAGTTAAAAGTGGAATTGGACTGGCTGAAAAAAAAA CTGGACTTGACGATTGAACAAAAACGCCAGGCCGTCGAGCCGGGACACAAGAAGATCCCGATTATCCGCCAGTGTGACCTGTTGGGCTTGAACCGCAGTAGTCTGTACTATACCGCTAAGGGCGAAACTGAATATAATGAAATGCTTATGAAGCTGATTGATGAACAATACGTTAAAACCCCGTTTTACGGCATTGACAAGATGACCAGGTGGCTGCGGTTGGAAGGTCATCCGGTCAATCCCAAACGAATCCGTCGGCTTATGCGTCAGATGGGCTTGGAAGCAGTTTATCCGCGTCGAAAACGCGGTTTGAGCATCCCGGATACTCAGCACAAGATCTATCCATACTTGTTGCGGGACGTGGAAATTACTCGGCCCGATCAGGTTTGGTCGGCGGATATCACCTACATCCGGATGTATCGCGGCTGGCTGTATCTGACGGCGGTGATGGACTGGTTCAGCCGGTATGTGCTCAGTTGGGAGATTTCGATCACGCTGGAATCAGACTTCTGTGTGTCAGCCCTTCAAGCGGCTCTCGATCGGGGCCAGCCGGAGATTTTTAATACCGATCAGGGAAGCCAGTTTACCTCGGAGGATTTTACCGGAACATTACGTAAATCCGGTGTCCAGATCAGCATGGACGGCCAGGGCCGGGTGTTTGACAATATCTTTATTGAGCGACTGTGGCGGACGGTGAAAGTCGAGGAAGTTTATCTGCGGGACTACCAGACGATTGCCGAGGCCCGGTACTACCTGGGTCGGTATTTTGAGTTTTATAACAATGAGCGTTTGCACCAGGCGTTGGGCTACCGCAGCCCCGCGGCAGTGTACGGCGTCGCCGTTGGCCCTCCGGTCGCCCTCCGGGCTCCCTCCGTTCCAACGGCGGCATTAACCAGCGATGAATCCACCTTAAAACAACCCGTTTTCTGTCTTGACAATGGGTAG
- a CDS encoding type II toxin-antitoxin system death-on-curing family toxin, whose amino-acid sequence MEIRFLNLDEVLRIHADQVRRYRGSGQIRDKGLLESAVAMPRAGFGGQYAHPDLFEMAAAYLYHIVMNHPFLDGNKRTGIVCALAFLQWNGIRVQIDNPSLVEFVLAVAQGQKNKHQIARFLKQHSGSQD is encoded by the coding sequence ATGGAGATCCGGTTCCTCAATCTGGATGAGGTCTTGAGGATCCATGCCGATCAGGTCCGCCGGTACAGAGGCAGCGGCCAGATCCGCGACAAAGGACTTTTGGAGTCGGCGGTGGCCATGCCCAGGGCCGGCTTTGGAGGGCAATACGCCCACCCGGATTTGTTCGAGATGGCCGCGGCCTATTTGTATCATATCGTGATGAATCATCCATTTCTGGATGGAAACAAGCGTACGGGAATCGTCTGCGCGTTGGCGTTCCTGCAATGGAACGGCATCCGGGTTCAGATCGACAATCCATCGCTGGTCGAGTTTGTCTTGGCGGTGGCTCAAGGGCAAAAGAACAAACATCAAATCGCTCGCTTTCTTAAACAGCATTCGGGCTCTCAGGACTGA
- a CDS encoding AbrB/MazE/SpoVT family DNA-binding domain-containing protein codes for MVKNLIKHGNSYALVIDKPIMELLQITPDTEVEITTNGDKLVISPVRPDSKQAELNRILHQINEDFGPALQKLAD; via the coding sequence ATGGTCAAAAACCTCATCAAACACGGAAACAGCTACGCTCTGGTCATCGACAAGCCGATCATGGAATTGCTGCAAATCACCCCGGATACAGAGGTGGAAATCACGACCAATGGCGACAAACTGGTCATTTCTCCGGTTCGTCCGGACAGCAAACAGGCCGAGTTGAACCGGATCCTCCACCAGATCAATGAAGACTTTGGCCCGGCCCTCCAGAAGCTGGCCGATTAG
- a CDS encoding HNH endonuclease signature motif containing protein, whose protein sequence is MAKTIKTNEILSLLEKQQYRCALSGRKLTPETASLDHIQPLSRGGLHDISNIWIVDHQVNIAKGSLTAEEFIRLCQEVTWNQK, encoded by the coding sequence ATGGCAAAAACAATTAAAACGAATGAGATCTTATCCTTGCTGGAAAAACAACAATATCGTTGTGCTTTGAGCGGTCGAAAGCTCACACCTGAAACAGCATCTTTAGATCATATCCAGCCACTCTCACGAGGCGGTCTTCACGATATTTCTAATATCTGGATTGTTGATCATCAGGTGAATATTGCCAAGGGGTCACTAACCGCAGAGGAATTCATCAGATTATGCCAGGAGGTCACATGGAATCAAAAATAA